The window cctgcagggcttcgccaagcaccacgagagaggagaagtacttgggagaaggggagggatgcaccagaacattggtatggctgccctcccacccccacatatatataggggcaagggagaaggggggaggcgcagccttggcccttcctccaaggaagggtgcggctaggaggagtccctcctccccaaggcacctgggaggtgccttccccctttaggactcttcctttccttatcctttggcgcatgcgcctcttggggctggtgcccttggcccatataggccaaggcgcacacccctatagcccatgtgcccccccggggcaggtggccccacccggtggacccccgggacccttccggtggtcccggtacaataccggtgaccccgaaacttgtccggtgaccaaaacaggacttcccatatataaatctttacctccggaccattctgaaactcctcgtgatgtccgggatctcatccgggactccgaacaacattcggtaaccacatacaaacttcctttataaccctagcatcatcgaaccttaagtgtgtagaccctacgggttcgggagacacgcagacatgaccgagacgctctccggtcaataaccaacagcgggatctggatacccatgttggctcccacatgttccacgatgatctcatcggatgaaccacgacgtcaaggacttaatcaatcccgtatacaattccctttgtctatcggtacgatacttgcccgagattcgatcgtcggtatcctgatatcttgttcaatctcgttaccggcaagtctctttactcgttccataacacatcatcccgtgatcaactccttgatcacattgtgcacattatgatgtcctaccgagtgggcccagagatacctctccgtcacacggagtgacaaatcccagtctcgattcgtgccaacccaacagacactttcggagatacctgtagtgtacctttatagccacccagttacgttgtgatgtttggcacacccaaagcattcctacggtatccgggagttgcataatctcatggtctaaggaaatgatacttgacattagaaaagctttagcatacgaactacacgatctagtgctatgcttaggattgggtcttgtccatcacatcattctcctaatgatgtgatcccgttatcaacgacatccaatgtccatggtcaggaaaccgtaaccatctattgatcaacgagctagtcaactagaggcttactagggacatggtgttgtctatgtttccacacatgtatctgagtttcctatcaatacaattctagcatggataataaacgattatcatgaacaaggaaatataataatgatcaatttattattgcctctagggcatatttccaacaccgccaCCCATGGCGCGAATCATGGCTCTTTTCGggatcaagacttcttcacgggCAAGATTCACATACTCCTTTTGCGCCTCATTGAGGATTAGACGTGttcaagaagaacaagtgcttTTCCCAATCCAACAATCTAGATCGCTCCTCCATGCCCACCTCGTCTCCTCCaatgccaccttcctctcctcggccgccaccctcctctcctcggccaccaacctcctctcctcggctgcggcatcttggttccttgtcatcttcctcacctcgttggcttcttttctttCCTTCACAATAGCTTCCACAAATTTTTTGAgatcatcatctcctttcctcttcttcttttcttttgcgtCTTTCTTGTCCCCATCAGGTcattttggcttcgagtatgaaaccgagtttggtgtggggcttctcttgccgtcatcatTTGATGCCTCATCATTATCATCCAAATCAATTGTTCGCTTGTGTTTGTTTCTCAAATCCAAATCATCCATATCaccacgcttcttccatttctcatcatccttcaatgCTTCATtgcaatgaggcaaggtaaatggccttcctttcttgatcttccccttcttggtcctcttctcctctcctttgaacaagttttgtCTAATATTGAACTACAtgaaaacaaaacaagttagcactaCAAACACCAACAACAAGAATGATGAATATGGATGAAATGGCACTTAAGCTATCTTCATCATTAGTGtcacttgggttcaacttgtcaaccgccttttgtgtggccgcccacttttgacaatccTTGTTGATTCTCGACCACCGGGAGCGAAGAGATCGATCGGAGCGGTGAATTCCACTCTTGTCGCGTAGATAAAAGTGTTCCTTCATCCGGTtccaataagcatctctactttggTGACCTCCAACAGATGGATCCCTCGAGACTTCCAACCAAGTTTTGCATGGCAAGACATATTCTTTGTTGGTGTAGTTGCCTCCTCTTCCTTTCGGTGCATCGACAATGCCCTCATcatcctcgtccacctcaaacCCATGGTCTTCGAAAtgaatgtcattggtttgagaccaatgccaattgttggagccaacacccatagttgacaggTATGCCTCATCGTTGACACTACAAAGTATATAGaacaatgcaaataagatatctatttgtatgcattcaaaaaacaacaacaacagaaAAGTTGGCGAAATTTTTATACCTTTGGGGCATTTTCTCGAACACATTGTGCGCGTTGGCCGCCGGCTCAAcaagtgagctcgccggcgcttcgcTAGCCGCCGCGCCGGTCgcacgccctgcaagcttcttcctTGACGGCTTCGAGtagccggagccgtccgccgcctcgTTCTTCTTCGCGGATGTCTTCCCCCATCTTCGGCCGCGCCGAATTTGGGAGCTTCGAGAGGGGGGCACGTTGCTTCACGGCGGGCaccggcgcgacgccacccgccgtcgaggtcatccgcggcggcatgaAGAGGCCGCACACGATGCCGGTGCCGGAGGAGCTCCGACGGAGGCGGAGCCAAAGCTCCCCGCGCTAGGGTTTGTGACGGCGGCggctgtggcggcggcggtggaggggtcGCGGCTGTAGGAAGGGCTGAGGGGGGTCCCGGCGCGGGCGTCCATCGGGTCAATTcgccggcggcggcgcgtgcggggcgGAGGTGGCGTGGtggagagagtgcggcgcgagcgcttGAGTGTGCCGCGCGCGGAAGCGGGCGCACCAAATACACAACACGAGATGGCGATTCGGACCGCGCGCCCAACTCTATATGCCGCGCGTGCGCTTATTCCGCATCTGTTGGAGCCCCTCTACCTATTGCGCGCGCTAAAAAGGCAAATTTGCGACGCGGCGCTTATTTTAATGCGGCTGTTGGAGATATTCTAAGAAAAAAAAACTCTATTTAAACCCCAGCCCGTGCTCGTGCACCTCCACCGGTAAGTAAAGGGGGCACCAGTAGTACACGCGTCCCACAGGGCCGAAACCGTTCACGAAATACGCCAAAGAACTCGCAAACGGCATGGGTTtggaggcagcagcagcggcggtgCACGGGCACCGGTTGTCGACGGTGGTGCCGAGCTCGGTGACGGAGGTGGGCAGCTACGAGCTGGCGGACGCGGACCTGGCGTTCCGGCTGCACTACCTACGCGGGGTGTACTACTACTCCGCGGGGGTCACCACCATGGTGCTCAAGGAGCCCATGTTCGCCTGGCTCGACGCGTACTACCCTTTGGCCGGCCGCGTCCGGCGCCCTGCCGACGAAGCCGACGCCTCGCGCCGCCCATACGTCAAGTGCAACGACTGTGGCATCCGCGTCGTAGAGGCCCAGTGCGACCGCGCGCTCGACGACTTGCTCCGCGACGACGCCGTCGATCGCGTGAAGCAGCTTTGCTACCACGACGTGCTCGGCCCGGAGCTCTCCTTCTCCCCGCTGCTCTTCGTCCAGGTAGTATATCTCCCACACGGTATAGTAGTGACTGAAAGTTGTACGTAATGACAAAGCTGATTGAGCTCGATCGCAGGTCACCAACTTCAAATGTGGAGGGATGGCGCTGGGGTTCAGCTGGGCGCACCTCATGGGCGACGTGGCGTCGGCGACGACCTGCTTCAACCGCTGGGCACAGATACTCGGCGGCGAGAAGCCAGTCGCCGTCACCATGAGCCCCATGAAGGAGCCGCGAGAGAGAAACCGTGCGCCTGCCGCGGTCGCGCCGCGCTCGGTCAAGCCGGTCGGACCCATCCAAGACCACTGGCTGGTCCCCGCCGGCGTCGACATGGCGTGCTACTCCTTCCACGTCACAGAACCGATGCtcgagaggctgcggcagcaggagCCAGCGGCTCCCGGCGGCGTCTTCGAGCTCATCTCGGCGCTCCTGTGGCAGACGGCGGCCAAGATCAGGGCCACCAAGGAGGTGAAGACGGTGACGGTGGTGAAGACCAAAATGGCCGCCTGGAGCGGTTACTCCCTGGCCAACGAGCAAAATGTCGGGTACGTGGAGGCGGGCTCTCCGCCGGCCAGCACGGACGTGTCCGAGCTGGCTGCGCTGCTGGCCAAGGATCTGGTCGACGAGACCGCCACGGTGGTCGGGTTCCCGGGGGACGTGGTCATCTACGGCGGGAACCTAACGTTCGTGGACATGGAGCAGGCGGACCTGTACGGGCTGGAGATCAAGGGGCAGAGGCCCGCGCACGTGGAGTACGGCATGGACGGCGTCGGCCAGGAGGGCGCCGTGCTCGTGCAGCCCGACGCCAGCGGGCGTGGCCGCGTCGTCATGGTGGTGCTCCCCAATGACGACGTCCGGGCCCTCCGAGCCGAGCTCAGGAACACGCTCTTGCTGGCTCCCTGAAACTTGATCAGCTCGGTGATCTCCTTACCTATGATAATTTCCGAGCATGATGCTGGTCTATTATTGCTGCGTGCACTGTAAGAACACTCCTTCAGCCTTTACATATTAACATACAAATCTCGTGGGCAACATTTTAAGGGGCACTGTATACGAATAAGATATCCAAAGATATCAGGCACACAGCCAagaaaaaagataaaaaagagagaaaaataaaaaaagacccGTCACAGTGAAAAACTTACAAGAGCAACACTCTAACCACCATCGAGGACAACACGTGAACTGCAAAAAGGATTCTCCAAAAATGATGCCTTAAAGAATGAAACAATGCATCAGCATTTTCGTCGTCCGATCGAAGATCTTGAGTTTTCATTCAGGAGAAAATCCGATTCACAAAACAATACCTTCTGCAAGGCCATTGCCAGGCGCAACCAATGAAGGTCAGACCTTGGGCTTTCATCCTGAAAAATCACGACTCGGTGCTCGAGGAGCACCACAACAAATGCAGTTCACCTGTGCTGCCGCCCCCTCTTGCCAAGATCGCTGCAGCAAGTCATCAACACTAGACACAAAGGAAGAACCTGTGCCGCCATTCTTCATTGGCACCAAAGCACCTCTACACCATTGCAAACCTTCGATCGCAGTCACCATGACTTTCTCCACCTCTGTCAGTGCGATGGAAATCTATATTTAGACATGTCCCATGGCCCTGTCAATAAAGTGAAGCTTCGCGCAACACCCTCACGAAGGCTCACTGGCCGAAGATAAGGGAGAGCACGACACGATCAATTCCGATCTACATATCCAGTGGCGCCATGCGCCAATCAGCGGAATCACTAAGAGGAAGACCGGAACTCGTCGGCGTCTTGATCGAGGAGGTCCACATCAAGGTGATCGAGGACTTGGAGCTTGAAGAAACAGCAAGGCCAAACCACACTTATTCATGCCTAGCCAGCAGCCCCCACACCACCGACAGGCTTTCGGCGATCGGATCGAGCGGGCCAACCCCTTCTGGCTCGGATCGAGCCCAAGGTTAGCCCCAGATCAGGCCCGTGCGCTAGCACCACTGGCTGGGAGGTCTACCACGCATCTCCAGGGCCATGGCCACGCCGTCTCCTCCGTCCTGCGCTGCCGCACGCGCTGCCTCCTCCGCGCCTCCCTACAGCGCGGCGGCGagcgccgccgccccgctgccTGAACGCCACCCGAGCTCAAGAGTCTCCACGAAGATGAtggataccattgtattgagaaacatatatatatatatatatatatatatatatatatatatatagagagagagagagagagagagagagagggagagagagagagagagagagagccatctagctactacctatgaatcCGTAGGTCTaggatgaactactcacgcatcatcggagaggcggcaaggatgatgtagagcccctccgtgacGAGTTCCACCTCCGGCGGAGTACGGGAGAAGGcctcagatgggatctcacgagaacaaagacttgcggcggcggaaaaagtgtttcttctgctcccctagggttttttggaatttttttgaatttatagaggtggaagtaGGGAAAATGAGCCAATGGGGGCCCACATGGCATAGGGGCACGCCCCCCCCGGGCGTGCATTGGTGGCATATAAGGCCCACCAAAAGCTTCGTCCTTTGCTTCCAAGTTGACATTTATCCTTatctccaaaaaaatctccaaaaagtttcaggaCGATTTGATCttatctgatattgattttctataaaAGCAAACAGGgcagaaaacaggaactagcaTTAGCACTAAGTTAACAGGTTAgtctccaaaaatgatataaaaatgtatGAAATGATATtaaaaacatccaagaataataatatcatagcatggaacaagaaaaaataataaatagtttggagacatatcagtgcgtACCATGATTGTCTCTTCTTGTGGGTATGCAAGCAGGAAGAGGACACAGTAGGGTGATGAATGAACTCGCAGGCAGGTGTTCATGATCACTTTTTTATCAACTAGTTTACGACCCGTTTTGCGTAGGTTGATCTCATCTTATTGTAGTACTCGTAGGACTAGCTGATCTACATTGCTTAGctacttgctgcaacctcaccacttatccataccCTATCTATAAGTATTGTTGGTCTTGGTACCCGTGGTAATGAGACTTGCTAAGTCCAAAAGACTCACCCTTGCCAACAACCCCAAGTGCAGGTAAAGCTTTCCTCTAAGGTTAGAGCGCAGAATGTTCTATGTGGAGTTCTTCGACGACGATCAATGGTGGTGGATCACGATTGGCAGTCGGGCACTGCAGGGTGGACGTCGTTTTATTTATCTCACCTCTTAGGCATCATTTGCTTCTTGTCTGTACTCGGATCCGCGTTTCTTCCGCtgcttgaatgatgtaatgttgggTCATGTTGACCTCTGCATGGTGATAAATTATGATATTGGCATATGTTTGCCCTATTGTTCACTTGTATTAAAACTCTTCTATTCATGCTTAGTTGCATTTGTTGTGATCTCCACCTTGTTTACCGGTATATGACAATGTGTGTATGTTATGAAGTCATATGTTGGGTGACCAATATGCGCTTCTAGCCTTAGCAAGGACTGTGAAGTCTTTGTTGGGACTAGTACCACATGTTGGGCGTTACAAAAGCCGATGCAAGTCAGTTCAGGAGACAGGAAAGGGAAGAATCGAGTCCAAAGCACCGCTCGCAATCATGGCATCCATCATGGTGCGAAAACCCAATGGCACAATACTATCATAACAGAATCTGTTAGCTACCTCACTAGGATTCACTCAATGAAGATTTAGTGTCGGATTCAAGGTACAGAAGAAAGCACAAGCCTGCTAAAAATCAAATTGAAAGAAAGAGAAAAGAGTTCAGAGCCGGAAGTGGAGAAGGAGCCGCCGCCGTTCTCTTCCGTGGACCACGATCCTTCTGGATGCCTGATCATCAATCGAGAGAGTAACTAATCATAGAGCGCAACTTCACAAGCCTCCCCAAGGGTCACTTAGGGTGGGCTTAGAGCACGTCACTTGACGCGCTCTCAGACGTCGCCACGTGTCACAGTCTGGGCGCTTCCTTcggatttcttttattttttatttttctgcacgCGTTTTCGCCTTTATGTTCACTTTTTGGTTATTTTTTGGCTTTTAGGTTCTTCACCGACTTTTCTTAGGTTTTggacaaaaaaatattttcaaaaaaGAAAGTTTTGATGCGAAAAAACACGTTTGTCCCTGCCGCGAGAGCCACCAATTAACTTGTCGTgcaggcacatatttgcttctgcGGCCTTGCCTTTCGTCAtacgaaaaaaacatgttttttcctaTGACGACAGGCATGAATTTACTTGTCGTAGAGGCACGAATTTGCTTCTACGAGACCGTGCCtcttgaataggaaaaacatgttttatttatttttcctttcgtGAGAGTCGCGGATCTACTTTTCATGGAGGCATGAATTTCGTTACGCGAGAGGCATGATCATACctcttataaaaaggggaacttttCCTATGACGAGAGGCACGGGTTTACTTCTCGTACAGATACGGATTTCTTCTGCCAGAGTCACAACCATGTCTCTGGAACTGGGAGCGGAATTTTTTTTATTATGAGTTAGGCCAAGCACGTCACCCACAGCCCAAGTACCGGCTTGGTGGCACCTTTCATTCGGCAAGGCCGCTCATAGGATCAATCTTAAGCCGAGTAAAGCATACCCTAGCTAGGAAAGGCCCAACAAGCTCTAatattttatgcccctagctagggatTATGTGTAgttttcaagtattgtcatctttgattACTAACTACTCAATTACACAGCCACCTATTTTAGGAGGTTCAATATGCAAGTTTCTCATAATAACACTTCGTGGCACAAAATCATAAATTTCTTTTTCATGGATACGTTGCTTCAAAGTCTCAACAAAATTTGGGGGCACACTTATCATTTTAAGATCCTCGCTTCTTTTGGTAGAAGTGGCACCACTAGCCTTGGGGAAATACATGAACTTGCAATTATTATTGGGAGAAGTTCTACCAATTTTTTTAGTAGGGGAAAAGTCCGAGCCAACTTTTCAACAATTTCTTCCAACTTATCGATTCTAGCGGGACTTTGTTCTAATTTCTTATCAATCACAGGTTCCGTTTCCTTCAAGGGTTTTAAAGTCATTCCTACCCTAGAACCAAATTGAGTGATAttattatggatctttttatctaaaTTCTCAAGGTGCTCAACAGTACGTATTTTATTTTCAATAGCTTCTAGCCTTTGCATAAGATGTTCCATAGTCAAAGGTTCTTCATTAATAGTAATAGGTGGTGATCCCACTAAGTTTCCCATAGCATTGAAAGCATCCATAGAGGGACACGTCAAAAAATTCCCTCTGCTAATAGTGTCAAGCACAAATGTATACCTAGTAGTAATAAGCACATTAAAATTTCAAAGGAGAATAGTAGTGGATTGCTTACAAATTGATCTATTATGAGAATTGCaagtcctataccaagcatcttctaaattctctcctcccctttgtttaaaattaaggaaCTCATTTTCAGGGGTGCACGCAACAAGGGAAGAACTAGCCATAGCGATAAAACAAGCAAACGTTGAAAAGATAAACGaaaaatatatttttgtatttttgtaaaaACTTTTTAAAAGTGGGGGATCTGAAAACGTGAgaaaaatggcaaataaagtaaatgaAAGGAGATGAGTGATTATGCTTAGGTACTTGATAAttattgatgatgtctccccggcaacggcgcctgaaattcttcctgattgcttgtaCTCGCGTTGGTATTTTtcatgaagaggaagggatgatgcatcacatcaatggtaagtatttccctcagtttttgaaaccaaggttatcaatccagtaggagaaccaagaaacaactTGTGAATAACACATGCACACAAGCAAACACTCCTCACAAACCCAACGCGAACGAGGGTTGTCATTCCCTCGACGATAAAGTGCGAGATTAAATAGTAAGTGATAGATAAATAGAtagaacaaaaatacaaaataaaataagtaaagtaaAATTGCGGCAAGTATTTTtacgattttaatatatgataaaggtagacctggggtgaaggaaatatgccctagaggcaataataaagttgttatttatatttccttgtatcatgataaatgtttattattcatgctagaattgtattaaccgggagcttagtacatgtgtgaatacatagaaaaacagaatgtcactagtatgcctatacttgactagctcgttgaatcaatgatggttatgtttcctaacaatggacatgagttgtcatttgattaatgggatcacatcattagagaatgatgtgactgacttgacccatccattagcttagtacaatgatcgtttagtttgttgctattgctttctccataacttatacatgttcctatgactatgagatcatgcaactcccgaatatcggaggaacactttgtgtgctaccaaacgtcacaacgtaactgagtgattataaaggtgctctacaggtgtctccgatggtgtttattgagttggcatagatcgagattaggatttgtcactccgatattcggagaggtatctctgggccctctcggtaatgcacatcaatataagccttgcaagcaatgtgactaatgagttagttgcgggatgatgcattacggaacgagtaaagagacttgccggtaacgagattgaactaggtattgagataccgacgatcgaatctcgggcatataACATaccgacaaaggaaacaacgtatatcgttatgtggtttgaccgataaagatcttcgtacgtaGAATATGTGggtgccaatatgaacatccaggttccgctattggttattgaccggagacatgtctcagtcatgtctacatacactactggaatcagggattttgccgtctgccagttctttgccgtctgctagcagacggcaaagaaggtctttgccatcagctaccaaaaagaAGACGAGAAacaactggcagacggcaaagaaggtctttgccatctgtcacttctttgccgtcagctggctgacggcaaagagagaggtggcccccactaACGAGCCGATTAGAAAAACTTACCGCCCCCTTCTTTGCCGTATGCTAGCAGAAGGCAAAGATAAAaaaaaagcagacgacaaaggcttggcggacggcaaaggctaactaacctaacctaactaacggccgatCGAGCCCCCACCCCCCCGGTCGTTACTCTCTCtatttctctccctctctcctccccgacgcccagCCACCAGATCCACCCACCGCCGCCCCTGCCGCCCGGTGCCACCCCCGCTACCCGCAGCCGCCCCNNNNNNNNNNNNNNNNNNNNNNNNNNNNNNNNNNNNNNNNNNNNNNNNNNNNNNNNNNNNNNNNNNNNNNNNNNNNNNNNNNNNNNNNNNNNNNNNNNNNNNNNNNNNNNNNNNNNNNNNNNNN is drawn from Triticum dicoccoides isolate Atlit2015 ecotype Zavitan chromosome 4A, WEW_v2.0, whole genome shotgun sequence and contains these coding sequences:
- the LOC119289304 gene encoding protein ECERIFERUM 26-like, translated to MGLEAAAAAVHGHRLSTVVPSSVTEVGSYELADADLAFRLHYLRGVYYYSAGVTTMVLKEPMFAWLDAYYPLAGRVRRPADEADASRRPYVKCNDCGIRVVEAQCDRALDDLLRDDAVDRVKQLCYHDVLGPELSFSPLLFVQVTNFKCGGMALGFSWAHLMGDVASATTCFNRWAQILGGEKPVAVTMSPMKEPRERNRAPAAVAPRSVKPVGPIQDHWLVPAGVDMACYSFHVTEPMLERLRQQEPAAPGGVFELISALLWQTAAKIRATKEVKTVTVVKTKMAAWSGYSLANEQNVGYVEAGSPPASTDVSELAALLAKDLVDETATVVGFPGDVVIYGGNLTFVDMEQADLYGLEIKGQRPAHVEYGMDGVGQEGAVLVQPDASGRGRVVMVVLPNDDVRALRAELRNTLLLAP